The following proteins are co-located in the Agromyces laixinhei genome:
- a CDS encoding enoyl-CoA hydratase/isomerase family protein, with protein MAEPSTQENGPDVRVERDGGIAIVTIDRPRALNALSPEVLSTILGTFEALAAEGSDVRGVLLTGAGGRAFVAGADIRAMAQFTPEQAEETARLGHRVAAAIEGLAAPVIACVDGFALGGGLELALACDFIYATDASSFGQPEVHLGLIPGFGGTVRLPRAVGLARAKELIYTGRRIDTAEALAIGLVARSFADRESLFAGARATLDEVGANAAPAVGLAKRVLVDAAGRRTESATELEVAGFGDAFRTQDMREGVAAFVEKREPEFTGA; from the coding sequence ATGGCCGAGCCCAGCACCCAGGAGAACGGGCCCGACGTGCGCGTCGAGCGCGACGGCGGCATCGCGATCGTGACGATCGACCGGCCGAGGGCGCTGAACGCGCTCTCCCCTGAGGTGCTCTCCACGATCCTCGGCACCTTCGAGGCGCTCGCCGCCGAGGGCAGCGACGTACGCGGGGTACTGCTGACCGGCGCCGGCGGACGCGCCTTCGTGGCGGGCGCCGACATCAGGGCGATGGCGCAGTTCACACCCGAACAGGCTGAAGAGACGGCCCGACTCGGTCACCGGGTCGCCGCAGCGATCGAGGGGCTCGCTGCCCCCGTCATCGCGTGCGTCGACGGCTTCGCACTCGGCGGTGGCCTCGAACTCGCGCTCGCCTGCGACTTCATCTACGCAACGGATGCCTCGAGCTTCGGGCAGCCCGAAGTGCATCTGGGGCTCATCCCGGGGTTCGGCGGCACCGTGCGTCTCCCCCGTGCCGTCGGCCTGGCCAGGGCGAAGGAGCTCATCTACACCGGACGACGCATCGACACGGCCGAGGCCCTCGCCATCGGACTCGTCGCTCGGTCGTTCGCCGATCGCGAGTCGCTCTTCGCGGGAGCTCGGGCGACGCTCGACGAGGTCGGCGCGAACGCCGCACCCGCGGTCGGTCTCGCCAAGCGCGTGCTCGTCGACGCGGCCGGCCGGCGCACCGAGTCGGCGACGGAGCTCGAAGTCGCGGGCTTCGGCGACGCATTCCGCACACAGGACATGCGCGAGGGCGTCGCGGCCTTCGTCGAGAAGCGCGAGCCGGAGTTCACCGGCGCCTGA